The Janthinobacterium lividum genome has a window encoding:
- a CDS encoding STM4011 family radical SAM protein: MLTAPQQTLSLLYRGTLASCNYACGYCPFAKKRDSRAALARDAREVARFTSWVARQTRPIGILFTPWGEALVRRHYRTAMQTLAALPHVRQVALQTNLSGPLNWLRDMPGLEKIGLWCTYHPDQTTLARFLERCARLDAMGVRYSVGGVAMTEHLEAIRALRAALPAHIYLWLNAYDRRGPGYYSVEDLAWLDAVDPWFAQNRRPSPSRGKPCLAGEASLSVDDDGELTRCHFVPERLGNLYADELTDLLQERPCPRFKCDCYIGYAQRKDLPFQNTFENGVLARIAPLHRT, encoded by the coding sequence GTGCTGACAGCGCCGCAACAAACGCTGTCCTTGCTGTACCGGGGCACGCTAGCGAGCTGCAATTACGCCTGCGGCTACTGCCCGTTTGCCAAAAAGCGCGACAGCCGCGCCGCGCTGGCCCGCGATGCACGCGAAGTGGCGCGCTTCACCAGCTGGGTAGCACGCCAAACGCGTCCCATCGGCATCCTGTTTACGCCCTGGGGCGAAGCGTTGGTACGGCGCCACTATCGCACAGCCATGCAAACCCTGGCTGCCTTGCCGCACGTGCGCCAGGTGGCGCTGCAGACGAATCTGTCCGGCCCCTTGAACTGGTTACGTGACATGCCAGGCCTGGAAAAAATCGGCCTGTGGTGCACCTACCACCCGGACCAGACGACACTGGCCCGTTTTCTCGAACGCTGCGCGCGCCTGGACGCCATGGGCGTGCGCTATTCCGTCGGCGGCGTCGCCATGACCGAGCACCTGGAGGCCATCCGCGCCCTGCGCGCGGCCCTGCCGGCGCACATCTACCTGTGGCTGAACGCCTACGACCGCCGTGGCCCTGGCTACTACAGCGTGGAAGACCTGGCCTGGCTCGACGCCGTCGACCCGTGGTTTGCGCAAAACCGCCGTCCGTCGCCCTCGCGCGGCAAGCCGTGCCTGGCGGGCGAAGCGTCGCTGTCTGTCGATGACGATGGTGAACTGACGCGCTGCCATTTCGTGCCCGAGCGGCTGGGGAATCTGTACGCGGACGAGCTGACCGACCTGCTGCAGGAACGCCCCTGCCCGCGCTTCAAGTGCGACTGCTATATCGGTTATGCGCAGCGCAAGGATTTGCCGTTTCAGAACACGTTTGAAAACGGCGTGCTGGCGCGCATCGCGCCTTTGCATCGGACGTAA